The following proteins are co-located in the Anaerolineae bacterium genome:
- a CDS encoding PTS sugar transporter subunit IIA → MVHIVIVSHADLGEALIRAAEMIVGPKEGVHAVSLQPEDCPEALAERLTAVLEPLAGQEVLVLVDLFGGTPYNVSARQIMERGVECVTGANLPMLLELLMCRDEMPASELAEMITEAGRESVKNLGPMFRKTMAANANQVSAGQ, encoded by the coding sequence ATGGTTCACATCGTCATCGTTTCCCATGCGGACCTGGGCGAGGCGCTCATCCGGGCGGCGGAGATGATCGTGGGGCCGAAGGAAGGGGTGCATGCGGTTTCGCTCCAGCCGGAAGACTGCCCGGAAGCGCTGGCGGAGCGCCTGACAGCGGTGCTGGAGCCCCTTGCCGGCCAAGAGGTGCTGGTGCTGGTGGACCTCTTCGGCGGCACGCCGTACAATGTTTCCGCCCGCCAGATCATGGAGCGCGGGGTGGAATGCGTCACCGGCGCCAATCTGCCGATGCTGTTGGAACTGCTGATGTGTCGGGATGAGATGCCGGCCAGCGAGCTGGCCGAGATGATCACTGAGGCTGGCCGGGAATCGGTCAAAAACCTGGGGCCTATGTTCCGCAAGACCATGGCGGCCAATGCCAATCAGGTCTCGGCCGGCCAATGA